A single Vibrio sp. YMD68 DNA region contains:
- the alaS gene encoding alanine--tRNA ligase translates to MYMSTDEVRNAFLKFFESKGHQIVDSSSLVPHNDPTLLFTNAGMNQFKDCFLGSEKRAYTRATTSQRCVRAGGKHNDLENVGFTARHHTFFEMLGNFSFGDYFKEEAIAFAWEFLTETLQLPKERLLVTVYETDDEAFDIWNKTVGIPADRIVRIGDKKGGKAFESDNFWQMGDTGPCGPCTEIFYDHGEHIWGGRPGTPEEDGDRFIEIWNNVFMQFNRHADGTMEPLPKPAVDTGMGIERISAIMQGVHSNYEIDVFQTLIKSAAEVIGHDDLSNQSLRVVADHIRSCAFLIVDGVMPSNEGRGYVLRRIIRRAVRHGNKLGAQGSFFHKLVPVLIEVMGTAGEELKKQQAIVEKVLRIEEENFSRTLERGMVILNDALDNLEGTVLDGETVFKLYDTYGFPADLTNDVARERDLSIDEEGFEKAMEEQRQRAREAGQFGTDYNATIKVDTDTEFCGYTGTSGNSVISAMFVEGEEVSSLSAGDQAIIVLDETPFYAESGGQCGDAGQLKTDSGTFIVEDTQKLGNAIAHHGVLAEGVFAKSDKVSATVDASRRAAITLNHSATHLLHAALRTVLGEHVTQKGSLVKPNNLRFDFSNLEAVTAAELKEVERMVNAQIRNNHVIETNVMDIESAKQKGAMALFGEKYDDEVRVLSMGEFSTELCGGIHASNTGDIGLFKITSEGGIAAGIRRIEAVTGEAALDALDAKQAQYEDKLTEALSKSKQLEKEIQQLKDKMAAAESANIMGKVEEIEGTKVLVAAIEGGDNKNLRIMVDEAKNRVGSGIILLANIADGKIGLIAGVTKDLTSKVKAGDLVKMVAEQVGGKGGGRPDMAQAGGTDIDALPEALASTRAWLEERLK, encoded by the coding sequence ATGTACATGAGCACTGACGAGGTTCGCAACGCGTTCCTTAAGTTCTTTGAAAGCAAAGGACACCAAATCGTAGACAGTTCATCGTTAGTTCCACATAACGATCCAACCCTGCTATTCACGAATGCAGGTATGAACCAATTTAAAGATTGCTTTTTAGGCTCAGAGAAACGAGCCTACACGCGAGCAACTACGTCTCAGCGCTGTGTACGTGCTGGTGGTAAACACAACGATCTAGAAAACGTTGGTTTTACTGCTCGTCACCATACCTTTTTTGAAATGTTAGGTAACTTCAGCTTTGGCGATTACTTCAAAGAAGAAGCCATCGCTTTTGCATGGGAGTTCTTAACCGAAACACTTCAACTTCCAAAAGAACGTCTACTTGTGACTGTGTATGAAACCGATGACGAAGCGTTTGATATCTGGAACAAAACCGTCGGTATTCCAGCCGATCGTATCGTTCGCATAGGCGACAAAAAAGGTGGCAAAGCGTTTGAATCAGATAACTTCTGGCAAATGGGTGACACTGGCCCTTGTGGTCCATGTACTGAGATCTTCTATGACCACGGTGAGCACATTTGGGGTGGACGTCCTGGAACACCAGAAGAAGATGGTGATCGCTTTATCGAGATCTGGAATAACGTATTTATGCAGTTTAACCGTCATGCTGATGGCACGATGGAGCCGCTACCAAAACCAGCCGTTGATACTGGAATGGGTATTGAGCGTATTTCTGCGATTATGCAAGGTGTGCACTCAAACTATGAAATTGATGTTTTCCAAACATTGATCAAATCAGCCGCTGAAGTTATTGGTCATGACGACCTTTCTAATCAATCATTACGCGTTGTTGCCGACCACATCCGTTCGTGTGCGTTTTTAATCGTAGATGGTGTGATGCCTTCTAATGAAGGTCGAGGCTATGTACTTCGTCGTATTATTCGCCGTGCTGTTCGTCATGGGAATAAGTTAGGTGCGCAAGGTTCATTCTTCCACAAACTGGTACCAGTGCTGATTGAAGTGATGGGAACAGCAGGAGAAGAGCTTAAGAAACAGCAAGCGATCGTAGAAAAAGTACTGCGTATTGAAGAAGAAAACTTCAGCCGCACACTAGAGCGCGGCATGGTGATCCTAAACGATGCACTAGATAATCTAGAAGGCACCGTTTTAGATGGTGAAACCGTGTTCAAACTTTACGATACCTATGGTTTCCCAGCGGATTTAACCAATGATGTTGCCCGTGAGCGCGACCTATCAATCGATGAAGAAGGCTTTGAAAAAGCGATGGAAGAGCAACGTCAACGTGCTCGAGAAGCTGGCCAGTTTGGTACAGACTACAACGCGACAATCAAAGTGGATACCGATACGGAATTCTGCGGTTATACAGGCACTAGTGGGAACAGCGTTATTTCTGCGATGTTTGTGGAAGGCGAAGAAGTTTCATCGCTTTCAGCTGGCGATCAGGCCATCATCGTATTAGACGAGACACCGTTCTATGCTGAATCGGGTGGTCAATGTGGTGATGCTGGTCAATTGAAAACAGATTCAGGTACCTTCATTGTTGAAGATACACAAAAGTTAGGTAATGCCATTGCGCACCACGGTGTGCTTGCTGAAGGTGTGTTTGCAAAGAGCGACAAGGTGAGTGCAACTGTTGATGCCTCTCGTCGCGCTGCAATTACTCTAAACCACTCGGCCACCCACTTATTGCATGCTGCTTTGCGTACGGTTCTAGGTGAGCATGTCACTCAGAAAGGTTCCTTGGTTAAGCCAAATAATCTACGCTTTGACTTTTCAAATTTAGAAGCGGTAACCGCGGCGGAACTGAAAGAAGTTGAACGTATGGTTAACGCTCAAATTCGAAATAACCATGTGATTGAAACCAATGTCATGGACATTGAATCGGCTAAGCAGAAAGGCGCTATGGCGTTGTTTGGTGAGAAATACGACGATGAAGTTCGCGTTCTTTCAATGGGTGAGTTTTCTACCGAGCTTTGTGGTGGTATCCACGCAAGCAACACCGGTGATATTGGCCTATTTAAGATCACATCAGAAGGTGGCATTGCCGCTGGTATTCGTCGTATTGAAGCAGTGACGGGTGAGGCTGCGCTAGACGCACTTGATGCTAAACAAGCTCAGTATGAAGACAAACTGACCGAAGCTTTGAGTAAATCAAAGCAGCTAGAGAAAGAGATTCAGCAACTGAAAGACAAGATGGCTGCCGCTGAAAGCGCCAACATCATGGGTAAAGTTGAAGAAATTGAAGGTACTAAAGTCCTTGTTGCCGCGATTGAAGGTGGTGACAATAAGAATTTACGCATCATGGTTGATGAAGCTAAGAATCGTGTAGGCAGCGGTATTATTCTTCTTGCTAATATTGCCGATGGTAAGATTGGTCTTATCGCTGGTGTCACTAAAGATCTGACCAGTAAGGTCAAAGCTGGCGACCTGGTTAAGATGGTTGCAGAGCAAGTTGGTGGTAAGGGTGGTGGTCGCCCAGACATGGCTCAAGCGGGCGGTACGGATATTGATGCACTGCCAGAGGCGCTGGCTTCTACTCGTGCATGGCTTGAAGAGCGATTGAAATAA
- a CDS encoding glutathionylspermidine synthase family protein: protein MFRIDTKERPNWRDLAKQFGFGYHSMYDDPYWDERAYYQFTLEQVERDIEAPTEEIHQMCLQAVDKVVADENWLQRFQIPVSMWDSVATSWKRNEPSLYSRVDFAYSGQGPAKLLENNADTPTSLYETGFWQWVWLEDKVKAGQLSRHADQFNILQDYLIERFHQLAKQQPGQTLHFSCCKDTEEDRGTVQYLQDCATEAGLDTAFVHIEDIGINNLDEFVDIKSRPIRWMFKLYPWEFMFNETYSQHLPSTNINWLEPMWKSILSNKALLPLLWEMFPNHPNLLPSYFMGDSKASSLKDYVVKPIFSREGANISIFKDGKQVARADGPYGEEGMIVQAYHPLPVFNGSNALIGSWLVNDRAAGMSIREDDSLITQDYARYVPHIIL from the coding sequence ATGTTTCGCATCGATACCAAGGAAAGGCCCAATTGGCGCGATCTCGCTAAGCAATTTGGCTTTGGCTACCACAGTATGTATGACGATCCCTACTGGGATGAGCGTGCTTACTATCAGTTTACGCTTGAACAAGTTGAAAGGGATATCGAAGCGCCAACTGAAGAGATTCACCAAATGTGTTTGCAGGCGGTGGACAAAGTGGTTGCAGACGAGAATTGGCTGCAACGATTTCAGATTCCAGTGTCTATGTGGGACAGCGTAGCGACATCCTGGAAACGAAATGAACCGTCACTCTATTCTCGTGTCGATTTCGCTTATTCGGGGCAAGGACCTGCAAAACTGTTGGAGAACAACGCAGATACTCCAACCAGTCTATACGAAACGGGTTTTTGGCAATGGGTATGGTTGGAAGATAAAGTTAAAGCAGGGCAGTTGAGCCGTCATGCCGATCAATTTAACATCCTGCAAGACTATTTAATTGAACGCTTTCATCAGCTAGCCAAACAACAACCAGGGCAGACATTGCACTTTTCTTGTTGCAAAGATACTGAAGAAGACCGTGGCACGGTGCAATATTTACAAGATTGCGCGACGGAAGCTGGGCTAGATACGGCATTTGTTCACATTGAAGATATCGGTATCAATAATCTCGATGAGTTTGTTGATATTAAATCAAGGCCTATTCGCTGGATGTTCAAACTCTACCCTTGGGAGTTTATGTTCAACGAAACGTATAGTCAGCATCTTCCCTCGACTAATATCAACTGGTTAGAGCCTATGTGGAAGTCAATCTTATCCAATAAAGCTTTATTGCCTTTGTTATGGGAAATGTTTCCCAATCATCCCAATTTATTGCCGTCTTATTTTATGGGCGACTCGAAAGCATCCAGTTTAAAAGACTATGTGGTCAAGCCGATTTTTTCACGAGAAGGGGCCAATATTTCGATTTTTAAAGACGGAAAGCAAGTCGCTAGAGCTGATGGTCCCTATGGTGAAGAAGGGATGATTGTACAGGCGTACCACCCATTACCTGTTTTTAATGGCAGCAACGCCCTGATTGGCAGTTGGTTGGTTAACGATAGAGCCGCCGGTATGTCGATACGCGAAGATGACAGTTTGATCACTCAAGACTACGCACGCTACGTACCACACATCATTCTTTAG
- a CDS encoding DUF1190 domain-containing protein, producing MKRSQRVILPSMKKDWSKINIAPFTVAVGVVVIAGCSDSDPSNDAYIYSGIDDCSESNPGYAEQCRAAYEEALDEAARTAPRYMSEDDCRAEFREEGCFQPRNTSWFVPAMGGFLFSRALSGSRGYYSEPIYRYGGSWYSTDGRSYGSYRNGYKKIKIKTSEMKKKPAVTRTMSRGGFGSTVSAKSSWSKSKSSAGKSSWGG from the coding sequence ATGAAACGAAGTCAACGAGTCATACTGCCCTCTATGAAGAAAGATTGGAGCAAAATCAATATTGCTCCGTTCACTGTCGCCGTTGGTGTTGTCGTCATTGCTGGTTGCTCTGACAGCGATCCAAGCAATGATGCTTACATCTATTCTGGTATTGATGATTGCTCGGAGAGTAACCCTGGATATGCAGAACAATGTCGTGCCGCATACGAAGAGGCACTAGATGAAGCGGCAAGAACTGCACCGCGCTATATGTCTGAAGATGATTGTCGTGCAGAATTTCGTGAAGAAGGCTGTTTTCAACCACGTAATACTTCTTGGTTCGTTCCTGCAATGGGCGGCTTTTTATTCAGTAGAGCCCTAAGTGGTTCCAGAGGCTATTACTCTGAACCCATCTATCGATATGGTGGCTCTTGGTATTCGACTGATGGTCGCTCTTACGGCTCTTATCGAAATGGATATAAAAAAATCAAGATCAAAACCTCTGAAATGAAGAAAAAACCTGCGGTGACTCGAACCATGTCCAGAGGCGGATTTGGCTCGACAGTTTCCGCTAAATCCAGTTGGAGCAAGAGCAAAAGTAGTGCCGGTAAATCGAGTTGGGGCGGCTAA
- a CDS encoding DUF350 domain-containing protein encodes MDFIMQSLGGLVDFVMYFAISIGFLLLFKVIYTRFTPYDEWALVKENNVAAAVALSGSFVGYSISISGAAANSVNIVDFVLWGIIAFVAQLIAFGLVRFIFLPKIVQRIEDNELSGGIVLGAASIAIGMLNAACMTY; translated from the coding sequence ATGGATTTTATTATGCAGTCTCTTGGTGGACTCGTCGATTTCGTTATGTATTTTGCCATTTCGATAGGTTTTTTGCTTCTATTTAAAGTGATCTATACGCGATTTACTCCATACGATGAATGGGCTTTGGTTAAAGAAAATAATGTGGCTGCAGCCGTTGCGTTGTCGGGATCTTTTGTTGGTTACAGTATCTCCATTTCTGGGGCTGCGGCGAACTCAGTCAATATCGTTGACTTTGTTCTTTGGGGGATTATTGCCTTCGTTGCCCAGCTCATTGCGTTCGGTTTGGTTCGATTTATCTTTTTGCCGAAAATCGTCCAACGTATTGAAGATAATGAACTATCAGGTGGTATCGTATTGGGGGCAGCATCCATTGCGATTGGTATGCTCAACGCAGCATGCATGACGTATTAA
- a CDS encoding YjfK family protein, with product MFNWLKKKTTELKKTSDTAPEVLGLRLGGAFELDDLKFRMIEPDLVIEGASRTQIIQAVGVVALDENTRLVRFYTDDDGYLQVLQHGRDDSGVSEVKLFYFYETKPIDSDSLWNSWLNSKLVQPSKSLEGHTFEKVWENEQPVAMTEKTYDREGRVSQTDQFVMLYERDVNAHYAESLLIACEESVKNPHQLERCVTHITGVNVSATDFTVIG from the coding sequence ATGTTTAATTGGCTTAAGAAAAAAACAACCGAACTCAAAAAAACATCAGATACAGCACCAGAGGTATTGGGTTTGAGACTCGGTGGAGCGTTTGAACTGGACGATTTGAAGTTCCGAATGATCGAACCTGATTTGGTGATTGAAGGTGCATCAAGAACGCAAATCATCCAAGCTGTAGGGGTCGTTGCCTTAGATGAAAACACCCGGTTAGTCAGATTTTATACCGATGATGACGGGTATCTTCAAGTGTTACAGCATGGGCGTGATGACAGCGGTGTTTCGGAAGTGAAGCTGTTTTACTTTTATGAGACAAAGCCTATTGATAGCGACTCATTGTGGAATTCATGGCTAAACTCGAAGTTGGTTCAGCCAAGCAAGTCACTGGAAGGACATACCTTTGAAAAGGTGTGGGAAAACGAGCAGCCCGTTGCAATGACAGAAAAGACATACGATAGAGAAGGGCGAGTCTCGCAAACCGATCAATTCGTGATGCTTTATGAGCGAGATGTCAACGCTCACTATGCAGAATCATTATTAATTGCGTGTGAAGAAAGCGTCAAAAACCCGCATCAATTGGAACGTTGTGTTACCCATATTACCGGTGTCAACGTCTCAGCAACCGACTTTACCGTTATCGGATAA
- a CDS encoding ion channel — MPLWMIVKRWAYTHLSELSGRNLLVVLVSYVVISWSLLSWCGEEALTENLTDFIYYLIVTSSTVGYGDMSPATAMGKWVVGLFVIPGGLALFAVSLSRIAAVLISSWHAGVQGKRRVKVDNHILLLGWNEQRTLHLIRMLQHEEAGRRPIVLCARAEIENPLPSEIEFVHVSSFTDGIAMERTNIEQASCIIVDNPEDDITLSAALYCANRNPNAHLLAYFKDESLSQLLKTHCTNAECIPSIATELLAKAAVDPGSSALHQELLSSTQGMTQYSVTYSSPKATTVSVLFDQFKKEYHATLIGLDSGNGIELNPKLDTEVAKNTKLFYIADERVEHFDWKQ; from the coding sequence ATGCCATTATGGATGATAGTAAAGAGGTGGGCTTATACCCACCTCAGTGAGCTAAGCGGCAGAAACTTGTTGGTCGTACTTGTTTCCTATGTAGTGATTTCATGGTCATTGCTTAGTTGGTGTGGCGAAGAGGCCTTAACCGAAAATCTGACGGATTTTATTTACTATCTAATAGTGACATCGTCAACGGTCGGTTATGGTGATATGTCGCCAGCAACGGCAATGGGTAAATGGGTTGTTGGGCTCTTTGTTATTCCTGGTGGTTTGGCTTTATTTGCCGTGTCGTTGAGCCGGATTGCTGCGGTATTAATCAGTTCTTGGCATGCGGGTGTACAAGGAAAACGGAGAGTGAAAGTGGACAATCATATTCTTTTATTGGGTTGGAATGAGCAAAGAACGCTTCATTTGATTCGAATGCTGCAGCACGAGGAAGCAGGCCGTAGACCCATCGTTTTGTGCGCTAGAGCTGAAATAGAAAACCCGCTACCGTCTGAAATAGAATTTGTTCATGTGAGCAGTTTTACCGACGGCATCGCTATGGAAAGAACCAATATAGAGCAGGCTAGCTGCATTATCGTAGATAACCCAGAAGACGACATTACGTTATCTGCTGCACTGTATTGTGCTAACCGTAATCCTAACGCGCACCTTTTAGCTTACTTCAAAGATGAATCGTTGAGTCAGCTACTAAAAACGCATTGTACCAATGCAGAATGTATTCCTTCGATCGCAACCGAGCTCTTAGCTAAGGCTGCGGTCGATCCCGGTTCCAGTGCTTTGCATCAAGAGCTATTGAGTTCAACTCAAGGTATGACACAGTATTCTGTTACCTACTCATCACCCAAAGCAACAACAGTGAGTGTCTTGTTCGACCAGTTTAAGAAAGAGTATCACGCCACACTCATTGGTTTAGATAGTGGTAATGGCATTGAACTCAACCCGAAATTGGATACAGAAGTCGCGAAAAATACTAAGCTGTTTTACATCGCTGACGAACGAGTTGAACACTTTGATTGGAAACAATAA
- a CDS encoding PspA/IM30 family protein has translation MSVWKKLFTAIKGGVNEAAESAADNQALRILDQEIREAKEELRKSDQALVSIIAKRKLAENKVSGLANSISEYEMHARAAMEKGEQDLALECAGKVAEFTNQQTTEQTYVDQFGVSEKRLRENIAQAKDKLRQLEQQIDIVKANEAVQKAQTAVSSTNVGANSKMTTAVESLERIKNRQAEKQAQLEAASEMQEEQSGSSLDKKLAAAGITSGGQSSAEDELARILGK, from the coding sequence ATGAGTGTTTGGAAAAAGCTGTTTACCGCAATAAAAGGCGGAGTGAATGAGGCGGCAGAAAGTGCGGCAGATAATCAAGCTTTAAGAATTTTAGATCAAGAGATCCGAGAAGCGAAAGAAGAATTGAGAAAATCGGATCAAGCCCTAGTATCGATTATTGCAAAAAGAAAGTTGGCTGAAAATAAAGTATCGGGTCTTGCGAATAGTATTTCTGAATATGAAATGCATGCTCGTGCAGCGATGGAAAAAGGTGAACAAGATCTCGCTTTAGAGTGTGCGGGTAAAGTGGCTGAATTTACAAACCAGCAAACGACCGAGCAAACATACGTTGACCAATTTGGTGTATCTGAAAAGAGACTGCGTGAAAATATCGCTCAAGCGAAAGATAAATTACGCCAGTTAGAGCAACAAATTGATATTGTAAAGGCCAATGAAGCCGTTCAAAAAGCTCAAACAGCGGTGTCTTCCACTAATGTTGGCGCGAACAGCAAAATGACGACAGCCGTCGAGTCTCTAGAGCGAATTAAAAACCGCCAAGCAGAAAAACAAGCGCAACTTGAAGCCGCTTCTGAAATGCAAGAAGAGCAATCAGGCAGTAGTCTAGATAAAAAATTAGCAGCAGCAGGAATAACTTCTGGTGGACAATCCTCAGCGGAAGATGAACTTGCTCGTATTTTAGGGAAATAA
- a CDS encoding DUF2170 family protein: MAWTLSELTTALGKHEGWSVDTSKCADSLVLTNEDGIDAYVAVAGEQIIVEVVLFSQKDVNDSSALNSLILRTHKMFPLSTIGINTIADEDYYVAFGSLSSQSKEESVVIEVATLYRNVEAFIELYDEYLGVSA; encoded by the coding sequence ATGGCTTGGACTTTATCAGAATTAACAACTGCGCTTGGGAAACATGAAGGCTGGAGCGTCGATACATCGAAGTGTGCCGATTCATTGGTATTAACAAATGAAGATGGAATTGATGCTTACGTTGCTGTAGCAGGAGAGCAAATTATTGTTGAAGTCGTTCTTTTCTCGCAAAAGGATGTGAATGACTCGTCAGCGCTGAACAGTCTTATTTTAAGAACGCATAAGATGTTCCCCCTTTCGACGATAGGCATTAATACCATCGCGGATGAAGATTATTATGTAGCCTTTGGTTCATTATCTTCACAATCAAAAGAAGAAAGTGTTGTTATTGAAGTCGCGACCCTATATCGCAATGTTGAAGCATTTATTGAACTATACGACGAGTATTTAGGAGTATCAGCATGA
- the recA gene encoding recombinase RecA: MDANKEKALAAALGQIEKQFGKGSIMRLGDNRTMDVETISTGSLSLDIALGAGGLPMGRIVEVYGPESSGKTTLTLELIAAAQRVGKTCAFVDAEHALDPIYAQKLGVDIDALLVSQPDTGEQALEICDALARSGAIDVLVIDSVAALTPKAEIEGEMGDSHMGLQARMLSQAMRKLTGNLKQSNCMAIFINQIRMKIGVMFGNPETTTGGNALKFYASVRLDIRRTGSIKEGDEIVGNETRIKVVKNKIAAPFKQAETQILYGKGFNREGELIDLGVKHKLVEKAGAWYSYNGDKIGQGKANAGKYLRDNPDAALAIDTKLREMLLAPVELEKPTEDVEQLEEDL; the protein is encoded by the coding sequence ATGGACGCAAATAAAGAAAAAGCACTAGCCGCAGCCCTAGGCCAGATTGAAAAGCAGTTTGGTAAAGGTTCTATCATGCGTCTCGGTGACAACCGTACAATGGACGTAGAAACTATCTCAACAGGCTCACTTTCTTTGGACATCGCACTCGGTGCTGGTGGCCTACCAATGGGGCGCATTGTTGAAGTCTACGGCCCTGAATCATCAGGTAAAACAACGTTAACGCTTGAGCTAATTGCAGCCGCTCAACGTGTTGGAAAAACATGTGCCTTCGTTGATGCTGAGCATGCCTTAGATCCCATCTACGCACAGAAGCTAGGCGTAGATATTGACGCTCTGTTAGTTTCTCAACCAGATACGGGTGAGCAAGCGCTAGAAATCTGTGATGCATTGGCTCGCTCTGGTGCGATTGATGTTTTGGTTATCGACTCCGTAGCGGCTTTAACACCAAAAGCAGAGATTGAAGGTGAAATGGGCGACAGCCACATGGGTCTTCAAGCTCGTATGCTTTCCCAAGCAATGCGTAAGCTAACGGGTAACCTGAAACAGTCGAACTGTATGGCTATCTTCATTAACCAGATTCGTATGAAAATTGGTGTTATGTTTGGTAACCCAGAAACCACAACAGGTGGTAACGCACTTAAGTTTTACGCATCGGTTCGTCTTGATATTCGTCGTACAGGTTCTATTAAAGAAGGCGATGAAATCGTGGGTAACGAAACTCGTATCAAGGTTGTTAAAAACAAGATTGCAGCACCATTTAAGCAGGCTGAAACTCAGATTCTTTACGGCAAAGGTTTCAACCGTGAAGGTGAATTGATCGATTTAGGTGTGAAGCACAAACTTGTTGAGAAAGCGGGCGCTTGGTACAGCTACAATGGTGACAAGATCGGTCAAGGTAAAGCAAACGCAGGTAAGTACCTTCGTGACAACCCAGATGCAGCCCTTGCCATCGATACCAAATTACGAGAAATGTTGTTGGCTCCTGTTGAGTTAGAGAAACCAACAGAAGATGTCGAGCAATTAGAAGAAGACTTATAA
- the pncC gene encoding nicotinamide-nucleotide amidase encodes MDSHQLLSKQVGQLLLDKQQMLATAESCTGGGVATAITDIAGSSSWFDRAFVTYSNEAKVEMLGVQTQTLEQYGAVSEPVVMEMVTGALTHSNATIAVSISGIAGPGGATEDKPVGTVCFAWADTNEWIKIDTVHFGGDRSSVRSQAVEYALQTLVDYLNQ; translated from the coding sequence ATGGACTCACATCAATTGCTCAGTAAACAGGTTGGTCAACTGCTTTTAGATAAACAACAGATGTTGGCGACGGCGGAATCGTGCACTGGTGGCGGGGTCGCGACCGCGATTACCGATATAGCCGGTAGCTCATCGTGGTTTGATCGAGCCTTTGTCACTTACAGCAATGAAGCAAAAGTTGAGATGTTAGGCGTTCAGACACAAACACTGGAACAATATGGCGCTGTGAGTGAGCCGGTTGTGATGGAAATGGTCACCGGAGCACTCACACATTCCAATGCTACTATCGCCGTCTCGATCAGTGGTATAGCAGGTCCTGGTGGCGCAACCGAAGATAAGCCTGTTGGAACCGTTTGTTTTGCTTGGGCCGATACCAATGAGTGGATAAAAATTGACACTGTCCATTTTGGTGGGGATCGTTCAAGTGTTCGTTCACAAGCGGTCGAATATGCGCTTCAAACTCTAGTTGACTACTTGAATCAATGA